A window of Hymenobacter siberiensis genomic DNA:
CTCCCGACACCGATGGCGACGGTGTGAACGACAACAAAGACAAGTGCCCCGGCACCCCCAGCGGTGTGAAAGTGGACGCTAATGGCTGCCCCCTCGACACCGACGGCGACGGCGTGGCCGACTACCAGGACAAGTGCCCCGACGTGAAGGGCCTCGCTGCCCTCCAGGGCTGCCCCGATGCCGACGGCGACGGCGTGGCCGACAACGACGACAAATGCCCCAACACGCCCGCCGGTATTCGCGTGGATGCCAGCGGCTGCCCCCTCGATGCCGACAACGATGGCGTGGCCGACAACCTCGACAAATGCCCCAACACGCCCGCCGGCGTGAAAGTAGATGCCAATGGCTGCCCGCTTGACCGCGATGGCGACGGCGTGCCCGACTACCAGGACCGTTGCCCCGACCGCGCCGGCCCCGCCAGCAACAAAGGCTGCCCCGAGATTAAGGCCGAGGACAAAAAAGTGCTGAACGAAGCCACTAAGTACATCAACTTCGACTTCAATAAGGCCACGCTCAAGCCCTCCTCGTACCCGAAGCTGCAGCAAATGGTGAAGATTCTGAACGACTATCCGGATTACAGCATGAGCATTGCCGGCCACACCGACAGCAAAGGGGCCGACAACTTCAACCTGGGCCTGAGCTACGAACGTGCCAACACGGCGCGCACTTACCTGCTTAGCAAAGGCATCGCGGCCGACCGCATTGAGGCCCGCGGCTATGGCGAAACCCATCCCATTGCCACCAACGATACCGAAGCCGGCCGCGCCCTCAACCGTCGCGTCGATTTCGACCCCTACCTCACCGGCGAAACCAACGCCGCCGAAGTGAAGTATGGCCCGGCTCCGACCATCACGGAAATTAAAGCCGCCGGCAAGCCCGTGCCGACCCGCGCCAACAAGGTGGTGCCCAAAAAGGCCTCCATGAAGCGCAAGGCCCCGATGAAGCGCAAATAAGCGCCTCGCGTTTAATCAAAAAACGGCCCGCTCGATGAGAGCGGGCCGTTTTTTTGTGGGCGTGTTTGAGCCGTCTGACCAGGCTGGCTAAGGGATAAAAGAGGTACTCATCACGCCACCCCCACCGTGCGCCGGATGCCCAGCTTTTTCATGCGGGCTTCCAGCGTTTTAGGGTTGATGTCGAGCAGCAAAGCCGCGCCTTGCACGCCGCTTACCCGGCCGCCGGTGTGCGTGAGCGCCGCCAGAATGTGGTCGCGCTCCTGTTCCTTGAGCGTTTTGATGGGGGCGACGGTGGGAATGGCGGCAGCACTTGCGGCCAGCCCCAACGGCACGGCCGCAAAGCCCGCGAACTCCAGAAACTGGCCTTGGCTGACAATGATGGCCTGCTCCAGCACGTGCTCCAGCTCGCGGATATTGCCGGGCCAGGAGTACGCCTGCAGGGCCGCCAAATCGCTGGGGCGCACCTGGCGGATGGGCTTGCCCAGGCGCTTGCTCAGCCGCTGAATGAAATGGCGCAGCAGCGGCTCGATGTCTTCGCGGCGCTCGCGCAGGGGAGCCAGCTCGATGGGGAAAACGTTGAGGCGGTAGTATAAATCGGCGCGGAAGCGGCCGGCGGCCACCTCGTCGACCAGCACACGGTTGGTAGCGGCGATGACGCGGGCATCAGAGTGCAGCACCTTGGTGCCGCCCAAGCGCTCATACTCGCGCTCCTGGAGCACGCGCAGCAGCTTGGCCTGTAGGTCGAGGGGCAGCTCGCCGATTTCATCGAGGAAAATGCTCCCACCATTGGCCAGCTCAAACTTGCCGATGCGGCGCTCTACGGCGCCGGTAAAGGCTCCTTTTTCGTGGCCGAACAGCTCGCTTTCGATGAGCTGGGCGGGCAGGGCGGCGCAGTTGAGCTTGATGAGGGCACGGGCGTGGCGGGGCGAGGCGTTGTGCAGCTCACGCGCCACCAGCTCCTTGCCGGTGCCGGTTTCGCCGGATATCAGCACCGTGGTATCCGTGGGGGCCACCAGGCTAATGCGACGCTCCACCAGCTGCAGGGCCGGGCTGCTGCCGATGAAAGTACCTGAATTGTCCCCGAAGCGGGCCGAGGTATTGATTTCATCAACCAGATAGGTGCGCTCCTGCTCTACCTGGGCCTTGAGTTCCTCAATCTGCTCGAAGGCGAAGAGGTTTTCCAGCGCCAGGGCAATCTGCGGGGCGAGGGCGACCACCGTGGCCAGGTCCTCCAGGCTGAAGGCGGTGGGGTTGGGCGAGGCCAGCATGAGCACGGCCGCGCCATCGGCCCGCTGCCAGATGGGCACAATGAGCATGGCCCGCGTGCCGTACTCCTCATACACGTGCCGCAACAGCGGGTAGCGCTGGGCCTGGGCCCGGAAATCATCGGCGGCGTAGAGGCCCGGCACCTTCAGCAAGTCATTCAGCTGTTGGTACATGGCCGACGTATCGAGCTGGTTCAGGCCGTTTTGGCGGTTGGGGTCAAGGGCCAAAAGCGGAGCATCCGGGCCTCTGCCGGAGCGTGAAAACTCGGCGAAGCCCTCGAACGGCTCCTGCCGCCCGGCCCGCTGCACCCGCAGGCCAAAGTAGTCGAACCGCACCACCTGGCTCAGGGCCCCGGCCACGGCCCGGAACAGCGGCTCGCGCTGCTTGATGCTGAGCAGGGCGTTGGTGATGTTGAGCTGCAGGGTGCGCTCCTGCTCGCGGCGGGCCACTTCCTCAAAGGCCAGGGTATTGGTAACGGCCACGGCGATGAGGGAGCCGATTTTTTCCAGCAGCTTTTCGTCGGCGGGCGTGAGGTTGGGATTGCGCCGCGAGGCCAGGGTGAGGAAGCCCGCGAGGCGGCCGCCGAGGTGCAGCGGCACGGCCGTGAGGTGCGTCACGCCCAGCTTTTCAAACTTGTTGTAGGGCGCGTAATTCGGGTAGTTCGCCATGTACTCCCTCGGCGTGAACTGCCGCACGCGGGGGTCGGCCACGAGTACTTCGAGGGGCGTGCCGGCAATAGGCGAGAACTGCTCCAGGCCATCGGGCAGGGCGGGGGCTTCGTCGGCGCCGTAGTAGTCGCGCAGGAATAAGCGCTTGTACTGCAGGGTTTCATCGAAGACATTGATGCCGATGAGGTCGAAGGGGAAGATGAGCCGCAGCTTGGTCGTGACCACCTTGAACAGCTGGTCTTTGTCGCGGATGGTGGCGATGGCCTCGTTGAGGTGGAGCAGCAGGGTTTCGTCGGTGGTGGGCATGGAATGCAGCGCATGCTTCAGCTTGCGCGTGGTTAGGCTGTACAAACTGGCATAAGCTAAAGCATATACCACACATTTCCTCAAATATCAGGAGTAGAAACAGGTAAATTCCTGCCATTTGAGGAATAAAACCAGAACATGCCAAAGACGTAATATTCTATAATTCGCCGAAATTAATTTTAAACACTTAGTATTCAATGGATAAATATGGTATAGCTCTCTCCAATTGGTGCTGGCATGGCTTTCGGTAAGGGCGATGCACACCCTAAGCCACCTGGCCTTATGTTTTCTTCTCAATCTTTAAGAGGTTTTGCCGGTTTGTCGCTGCTTGGCGGCCTGTCGCTGGCTCAGCCGGCGCTGGCCCAGAACCAGCCTAGCGTGCCGGCTGCCGCCCAGGCCATTGGTCTGGCCAGCGACTCCCTGACCCTCGGCGCGACGCTGCAGGCCGTGCTCGACGCCAACCCCAGCATCACCAACCTCACCGAACTGTCGGCAGCCTCGACCAGCCGCCTGAGCCAGACGCGGGCCGGCTTCCTGCCCCAGGTGACGGGCACGGCTACCTACGCCCGCATCGACCCGGTGGTGAAGCTGCCGTTTCAGGGCGAAACCCTGCAGTTTGCGCCCAATAACAATTACGACTTCCACCTCACGGCGCAGTACCTGCTGTTTGATTTCGGCAAGAACGATGCAATAGTGAAAGTGGCCGAGTCGCAGGTGCAGACCGCGCAGGACAACATCACGGTAGCCCGCCGCGACCTGGCGTTCAACGCCGCGCAGGTGTACTACAACATCCTGTTCATGCGCGAGAGCATTAAGGTGCAGGACCAGCAGATTGCCTCGCTGCAAGCCCACCGCGACGAAATGAATAAGCGCGTGCAGGCCGGCGTGAGCACTAAGTTTGACGTGACAACCACCGATGTGCGCATCACCCAAGCCCAAAGCACCAAGCTCGACCTGCAAAACCAGCTGCGCAACCAGCAGGTGCAGCTGGCCCGCCTGCTGCACAAGCCCGCCCAGGCCGACATTCCGGTGAAAGGCCGCCTCACCTACGAGCCGCAGCCCGTGGATGTAGAGGCCGAGGTGACCAAAGCCAGCAACAACCGCCCCGAGGTGAAGCTGGCCCGCGACGCCGAAAACGCGGCCGCCATGCAGGCCCGCCTCATTGAGAAAAGCAACATGCCCAGCCTGGGCGCGGGCGTGCAGGCCGGAGCCAAAAACGGCTATATCCTGCCCGATATCAACCGGATTCGCTTCAATACAGTGGGCGTCATTCAGTTATCGGTGCCGATATATGACGGCAACAAGAACAAGAAGCAGCGCGTAGAGGCCGCCGCCATCTCCCGCGCCGCCGTGGCCCGCACCGCCGACACGCAGGAGCAAATCCGCGCCGACGTGCGCCAGGCCGTCAACAACATGGATTTCAGCCAGGCCCGCCACGAAAACGCTCAGCAGCAAGTAGCCCAGGCCACCCTGGCCCTGAGCAAAGCCCGCGACCGGTACCGCTACGGTGTAGGCCAGAACCTCGACGTGCTGGACGCCGAAACGCAACTCGCCCAGGCCCGCCTAGCCTTGGTGCAGGCCGAATACAGCTACACGCTCGGCCAGTACCAGCTCCGCCGCGCCACGGGCGAGCAAATATGGCTGTAGGTGAGATAGTTAAATGGTGATTTTCGGTGAGGTGTGAGATGGTGAAATGTGAGTTTATTTTTCATTCTGCATCAGTTGCGCCAGTTGCGCAGACAAAACGAAGCTGTTTAGAAAGTCCCCGAACGGTCATGCTTCGCTGCGCGCTGCATGACCTTTTGAGTACCTTTTGTGACTTTCTAAACAACTCCAACATCAAAATCACACCTCACCACCTCACATCTCACCGAAACTCACATCCCACCATTTCACTATCTCACCATATGACCATCCTTTGCCCGCTCGATTTCTCGGCCGCTTCGGCTGGCTTAGTAGCCTACGCGGCGGCCCTGGCCGTGGCGATGGGCGCTGAGCTGCGGCTGCTGCACGTGTGCGAGCCGCAGGAGGACCCCACCGGCCAGCGGCCCGATGCCACGGTGTTTGCGCCCTGCAACGGCCGGATGCAGGCCCTGCAGGCTGCCGCCCAGGAAGCCGGAGTGGCCCACGTGCACACCGGCATGGTGCGCGGCGAGGCCGCCCCCGCAATTGTGGCCGAAGCCACCCGCCAACAAGCTGATTTGATTGTTATTGGCGCGCACGGCCAAACAGGCCTGACCCGCTTTTTGATGGGTACTACCGCCGAAATCGTGCTCCGCACCGCCCGGTGCGCCACCATGCTGGTACGCGCGCCTTTGCTGGATGAGGAATGAAGAATGAGGGCTGAAGAATTGTCTTTGCCGACGCTTCAACCCTACCTTCTGCTTGCTCACCCCTCTTTCTGATTCTTCATTCTTAATCCTTCATTCTTAATTCTATTAAGATGGCCCAGACCGAAACTTCCGTTCAAAACGCTCCGGCTCCCTACCCTAATGCTACCAGCGAAAGCGAGCACGTAGAAGAGCCCAAAAAGCGCAATCCGCTTTTGCTCATCATAATGGCCCTGGTGCTGCTGGCGGGCGGCTACTATGGCTTCACGCGCTACCAGTTTGCCAAAGCCCACGAAAGCACCGACGATGCCCAGGTAGAAGGCGACGTGTACCCGGTGCTGCCCCGCGTGGGCGGCCCGGTGCTGGAAGTGAAAGTGGACGACAACCAGCCCGTAAAAAAGGGCCAGGTCCTCGTGACCCTCGACCAGGCCGACTACCAGCAGCGCGTGAACGCCGCCGAGGCTGCCCTCTTTGCCGCCCAGGCCCAGGTAACGGCCGCCCGCGCCGGCGTAGGCACCGCCAACGCCAACGTGCGCACCGCCCAAACCGGCATTGGCGTGAGCCAAGCCAACCAGGAGCGCCTCCAGAAAGACCTCAAGCGCAGCGACTTGCTGCGCAAGCAGGACATCATTCCGCAGAGTGAGTACGATGCGGTGCAGGCCAACCTGAAGGCCACGGCCGCCCAGCGCGCCACCGCCACCGACCAGGTGAGCGTGGCCCGCCAGCAGGTAGCCGTGGCCGCGCAGCAGATTGCCGTGGCCCAGGCCGTGGTGAAGCAGCGCCAGGCCGACCTCGACAACGCCAGGCTGCAGCTGAGCTACACGACCATCGTGGCTCCGCAGGACGGCATCATCAGCAAGAAGAACGTGCAGCCCGGCCAGGTAGTAGGGCCCGGCCAGCAGCTGTTCGGCATCGTGGGCAGCGCCCGCACCTGGGTGGTGGCCAACTTCAAGGAAACCCAGCTGGAAGACATGAAAGTGGGCCAGCCCGTGAAGCTGGAAGTGGATGCCTACCCGCATGAGGAGTTCCAGGGCCACATCGAGAGCCTTTCGGCCGCTACCGGCGCCCGCTTCGCCCTGCTGCCCCCCGACAACGCCAGCGGCAACTTCGTGAAAGTAACCCAGCGCGTACCCGTAAAAATCGTGCTCGACAAGGAGGATGCCCAGCACCCCCTGCGCGCCGGCATGAGCGTGAACGCGGTGGTAACGGTGAAGTAGGTTTCGGTGAGGTGTGAGATGGTGAGGTGTGCGTTTGATGTTTCGCTTGCGCAAATGGCGCAATTGGCACAGTTAAAACATCAAACGCACACCTCACCATCTCACACCTCACCGAAACTCACCGTTGGGCTTTTTTGCGGGCGCTGGCTAGAATGGATACAATCTCCAAGTATTCCTGCTCAATACTGGTTAACCGAATTTTGGCGACTATACCCGAATCGCCGAGGAGTTCGAGCCAAAAAAGGGTTTCATCGGCTTCCTCTACACAGATACAGCACTTCGCATACCACTCGGCCGTAGAACGGCCCCGGCAGGCGGCCCGGAAATTGGCAGCTACTGAAGTAGCAGAACGCAATAGCTGCTTCCCTAATACAGCAGCTTCGCCCGTGCGTGGCAGCTGCTGAAATACCCGAATTATTCGCAGCGATGCCTCTTTGGTGCGCATCCGCACCGCTTCATTAAATGAAGCTGTTTAGAAAATCCCCGAACGGTCATGCTTCGCTGCGCGCTGCATGACCGTTTGAGTACCTTTTGCAACTTTCTAAACAACTCCAATGACAAGCGGGGAACAAACAATTCTTCTTCCATAATAACAGTGAACCAGTGAGTTGCTAAAGCGCAAATAACGCCTATCAACTCACCATTTCACACCTCACTATTTCACCATATGGAGACCGGTTTTAGAAAATGGATTATCGTGGTGACGGTGGTGCTTTGCGTGCTGCTCGAGCTCATCGATACCAGCATTGTGAACGTGGCCCTGACCCAGATGATGGGCAACCTCTCGGCCACGCAGCAGGAAGTGAGCTGGGTGGTGGCCTCCTACGGCATCGCCAACGTGATTGTGATTCCGATGACCGGCTTCCTGGCCGAGCAGTTCGGGCGCAAAAACTACTTCTTCTTTTCGGTGATTCTGTTTACGCTGGCCTCCATGGCCTGCGGGCAGAGCACCAACCTGTGGGAGCTGGTGGCCTTCCGCTTCATTCAGGGTGTGGGCGGCGGCGCCCTCATGGCCACGTCACAGGCCATTCTGATTGATACTTTTCCGCCCAAGCAACTGCCTCTGGGGCAGGCCTTGTTTGGCATGGGCGTGATTATCGGCCCCACCATCGGGCCCACGCTGGGCGGCTACATCGTGGATAACTACGACTGGCCCTGGATTTTCTACGTGAACGTGCCGGTGGGCATCATGGCCGCCATCTTCACCTGGTTGTTCATTAGGGACCCGGAGCGCATCAAAAACGCCATTCCCCGGCCCCTACGCGAAATTGACTGGTCCGGTATCGGCCTGCTGATTCTGGGCGTGGGCTCGCTGCAGTTTGTGCTGGAGCAGGGCGAAACCAACGACTGGTTCGACGACTCCACCATCGTGCTGTTTACCGGGCTGTCGGTTATCGGCATCGTGGGCTTTATCTGGCGCGAGCTCACGGCCAAGGCCCCCATCGTGGACCTGCGCGTGCTCACCAAGAGCCGCAACCTGGCGGTGGGTGCTTTTCTGTCGTTCGTGCTGGGCTTCGGCCTGTTTGCCTCGGTGTTTGTGTTTCCCATCTTCACGCAGCGCATTCTGGGCTTCACGGCGGCCCAAACGGGCTACCTGTTGCTGCCTGGTGCCCTGGCCTCGGGCTTCATGATGCCCATCATCGGAAGGATGCTGGTGAAGGGCGTGCCCCAGAAACTGATGATTCCGATTGGCTTCACCATCTTCTTCCTCTTCACGTTCTGGATTGCCGCCCGCCTCACGCCCACAGCCGGCGAGAGCGACTTCTTCTGGCCCCTCATCTTGCGCGGCGTGGGCCTGGGCCTCATTTTCCTGCCCATCACCACCATGAGCCTGGCCGGCTTGCAGGGCAAGGACGCGGGCCAGGCCGCCGGCCTCACCGGCATGATTCGCCAACTCGGCGGTTCGTTTGGCGTGGCCATCGTGGGCACCTACCTGGAACGCAACATTGCCCAGAACCGGGTGGCGCTGCTACCCAACATCTCGCTCTACAACGAGGCCACGGTTCAGCGCATCCAGGCGTTCACCCAGAACTTCTTGGCGCGCGGCTTCCCGCTGGAGCAGGCCCGGCAACAGGCCTACGCCGCCCTCGAAGGTATTCTGATGAAGCAGGTTGCCATTATCACCTACGGACAGGTATTCACGGGCCTGGGGCTGTTCTTCATCGCCTGCGTGCCGCTGGTGCTGCTCATCAAGCGCAACAAGTCCGGTGCCGCCATCGACCTGAACGCCGCGCACTAGCGGTGAGGTGTGAAATGGCGAGGTGGTGAGTTTGATATTCACTCGTCTATCTGCCACTGTTTTTTCAAGCAAATAAGCCCCTGACAGTTAGCTGTCAGGGGCTTATTTGCTACTCATTAAAATGTTACGCAGGGTGCTTTAATGTCAAACCCACCACCTCACCATTTCACACTTCACCACCTACTGATACTGAATGTACAGCGGCGAAGGTGTGAGGGCAATCACCTCGCTGGGCGTCATGATGTGGTGGGGCTTGGGGCGGGCGTCGTACTCGTAGAACAGCTTGAAGCCGGTGTACTGCACGGGCTCGGCCTTGATGTAGGCATCGTAGGAGTCCTTTTTCAGGGTCGGGTCGCCGTGGCCGTCCATGTGCATTACCACCTGCACGCGGGGGTCGAGCTTGATGTTTTTGTAGTTGCTCAGCATTTTGCGGGTGAAGCGGTGCACCGTCAGCACCTTGGGTGGCAGGTGGTTTTCGCTCACAATGCGGGCCAGGAAGTTGATGGTGAAGTTCACGTCCTTGGCATCGAGGGTGCCGATGCGCTGGTTGGGGCGCACGCCGGGCATGGTGGCCAGCGAAAACTCGGGGTCGATGCCCAGGTGCACAATGGGGTCTTTGAGGTACTGCTCCAGCTTGGGCAGCTCGGCCTGCAGGGTGCTGTGGCCGGGCTGCACGTCCAGAAACAGAATGCAGTTGTGCTCCTTGGCCCAGGAAATTACTTCCTCAATCGTGGATTTGGAGTTCATCAGGCGCCATTTGCCGTCTTTGCCGGCGGTGCCCTGGGCTGTGATGGTTACGTTGTGCAAAGCCGGCTGCACCGGGATGCTGGGGTCGGCGGCCTGCCACTCCTTTATCACGCCCGCAAATTTGCGGAACATCTGGTCCTTGGGCTCGCGGCCCAGAATACCCATGCCCTTCGAGCGGATGTTACCATAAAACGCCACAATGCGGTGGCCCGGCAGGATGGCGCCCGGCAGCTGCCCGTTTTTCTTGGCAATACTGTCGGCCTTCAGCGAATCGCGGCGCATGGCCATCGCCTGAATCTTGATGGTATCGATGGGCGCCGGCTGGGCGGCCGTGTCGCCACCGGCGGTAGCGGTGCCGGCCGTGCTTTTTTCACCCTCGGCGGGGCGGGTGGAACAAGCGGGCAGGGCGAGGGCCGCAAAGAGGCCCAGCGAAGCGACAAACGCGCTAGGGGTGGCTTTTAGAAACACTGACAATGGAGGACAATACGAACAATAGATATAGCTCAAAGGTAAGGGTTTCCGTGTCGCTCGGCCCGTCGATGCCTTGAGATTCACCAAAACTACACCTTACCGGGCAGGCTGGCGCGTAACCGGCTGGATGGTTACCTCAAACCACGCCGTGGGGTCGGCGAGCGGGTCGGGCACCTGCGCGGGCAGCAACGTGGGCGAGTAAAGGGCGCACAGCGTGTTTTCTACCTGCACCAGCTGGCCAGTGGCGGCCGCGGGCAGCCCATCGAGCAGGCCGGCCAACACCTCCCAGCGCGGCTCGCCCGGCTGGCGGCTGGCATCGTGCCATACAACTATAGTATTCGGGCCCACCAGGTACTCAAACACGCGTCGGGTATCGGTCCGCACGGCCTCATAGCGGTGGTCGCCGTCGATGAAAATCATATCAAACGGCCCGCCCAGCGCAGCAAAGTCGTAGGTGGCCGAGTTGCCGTGCAGGTGGCGCACGTTGGGCAGTGGCTTCGAGAAGAAGCCATGCAGCTCGATGTATCGCTCGGGCAGGCCCAGGGCGCGAATTTCTTCATCCGACAGGTTCAGGGTGAAGACTTCGGCGGCGACTTCGGCCACGTTGGCGGCGCTCTCACCGCGCCAGGTGCCGATTTCGAGGTAGCGGCAGCCCGGCACGCGGCGGGCCAGGGCACGCAGCAGCAGCAAATCCGTGGGCAGCGAGCCGCCCTCGCGGAAGGCAAATGGGCGCACCATGGTATCGGCCGGGCTTAGGAAATGTGCCAATGAAACCATTGGCAGGCCTTTGGCCGTGAGCTGGCGGCCGGCGTGGGCCAGCGCCCGGCGCTGCCACTCGGCCACATCACCGGCAATGACGTGGTTGAGCAGTGAGGGGGTGCGGGCCAGGCTGCGCAGGGCCTGCAAGGCAACAGATAATCGGGACATGGTTGGTAGTCAGGTGCAGGTTGCCAATGGACAGGCCACCACCGACAAGGCAGGCGCAACCGGGCAGCGGGCAATTAAAAAGCAGCTCTGACCGCTGCTTCCGGCCCTAAAGTTACTTGAGGAGCTGCGGCCGGGCTTCTGCGGAGCCATCAACGCAGAAAGGCCCCGGCGCAGACCGGAGCATTTCGAGCGGTTTCTCTCGGTTTTGCCAGGTTTAGTGGCTGATAATTTTGCCCTGTTCGCCGCTGGGAGGAGTGGAGACGTCTATGGTCCCGACAAATAGCAAGGGCACAGTAAACGAAACGTTTACCGCTTTGCCATCTTTCATCCCGGGCACAAACTTCGGCAACTGCCGAATGGCGGCTATCACGGCTTCATCGTAGGCGGGACTGAGCCCTTTTATGACCTTAGCCGCTTGTACCTCGCCCTTATCCGTCACGATGAAGGAAGCAAACACGCGGCCCATGTGCTGTTCGGCCGCAGGCACTTTGGGGTAAACCAGGTGCTGCTGGATATTGGTCACGATAGCCGCTGGCCCGCCTCCCCCGGCAGCTCCGGCATCTGGTCAACCATATCATATACAACCGGAGGGGCCGGCGGGGGCGGCAATAGTGTTGTTTCGGAGCCTTTGTGAAGAACAAGCCGGTTCTGGCCGTCAATTTTTACTAACTCCAGTTTTTCGGCTGGTGCGGCGGGCGGCGCGGCTTTCTCGCAGGCTATGGCAACGAATAACACGCCTGCCAGCGGCAGGGCAAGCCACTGTTTCCAACGGCGGATGGGATTGGTTTTCTGAATCATGGCAATGCGACTGAGTGTTTGGGAATGGGAGAAGGAGTGCGCAAGCGGAACCGAGAAACCGAGGCGGCTGGCCACTTGCCGGGCCAGCAGTTGGGAGTAGGAAGTGGACAGGGAAGGCGTAGGCGAGAATTCATCGTGCAGGGCCGCTTCATCGGCCAGGTACTCGTGGGTGAGGGCCAGCGCCCGTCCGCAGAAGTGCACGAAGGGGTTGAACCACAGCGCGGCGCGTAGCAGCTCCAGCAGCAGCCGGTCGTAGGTGTGGCCTTGCCGAACGTGGGCCAACTCGTGGCGCAGCACCTGACGGGCTTCGGCCGGGCTCAGGGCCAGGGTTTCATCCCAGAACACGATTCGGCCGAAGGAGCTGGTGGGCAGCCGGCCGTGGGTTTCTGCCAGCGTGTAGCCGGGGTGAGCGGTGCGGGGCAGACGGCGGGCCGTGTGCCACAGCCCCGCCAGCCCGTAGGCCAGGCGGGCCAGCATCAGAACTGCGCCGGCTAGGTAAATCATTAGTAACCAGAACGTCCAATTGGGGCCGGTTGCCACGACGGCCGCACCGGGCGCGCTCACTTCTACCGTCGGCAGCAGCACGGCCGCCACACCGGCCAGACCCGCCGGGCCGGTGCCCCACCAGCCAGCTGGCCAGGCCAGCGGCAACAGCGGCAGGCCAGCGGCCAGCAGCGGCCCCAGCGCCAGAAAGGCCCGGTTGTAGGCGAAGCTGCGCTCCGGGCGCAGGGCCAGGCGGTAGCAAGCCCACCACGCGCCGAGCAGCGCGGTGCTGAGCAGCATCCAGTTAAGCAGGCTGAGCTGGGTCATGGTCTTCGGGGGTTTGGGGGTGGGCGGCGTGGCGCAGCAGCTCGTCGAGCTGGGCGGCATCGAGGTTTTCTTCCTTGGCGAAAAACGAAACGAGGCGGCTGAACGAGTTGCCGAAGTGGCCGCCCAACAGCTTGCGCAGCGAGAAGCGGCGGTAGTCGTCCTGGGCCACCAGCACGAAGTAGCGGTGTGTGCGGCCGAAGGCTTCGTGGTCCACGAAACCCTTGGTTTCGA
This region includes:
- a CDS encoding DHA2 family efflux MFS transporter permease subunit → METGFRKWIIVVTVVLCVLLELIDTSIVNVALTQMMGNLSATQQEVSWVVASYGIANVIVIPMTGFLAEQFGRKNYFFFSVILFTLASMACGQSTNLWELVAFRFIQGVGGGALMATSQAILIDTFPPKQLPLGQALFGMGVIIGPTIGPTLGGYIVDNYDWPWIFYVNVPVGIMAAIFTWLFIRDPERIKNAIPRPLREIDWSGIGLLILGVGSLQFVLEQGETNDWFDDSTIVLFTGLSVIGIVGFIWRELTAKAPIVDLRVLTKSRNLAVGAFLSFVLGFGLFASVFVFPIFTQRILGFTAAQTGYLLLPGALASGFMMPIIGRMLVKGVPQKLMIPIGFTIFFLFTFWIAARLTPTAGESDFFWPLILRGVGLGLIFLPITTMSLAGLQGKDAGQAAGLTGMIRQLGGSFGVAIVGTYLERNIAQNRVALLPNISLYNEATVQRIQAFTQNFLARGFPLEQARQQAYAALEGILMKQVAIITYGQVFTGLGLFFIACVPLVLLIKRNKSGAAIDLNAAH
- a CDS encoding class I SAM-dependent methyltransferase translates to MSRLSVALQALRSLARTPSLLNHVIAGDVAEWQRRALAHAGRQLTAKGLPMVSLAHFLSPADTMVRPFAFREGGSLPTDLLLLRALARRVPGCRYLEIGTWRGESAANVAEVAAEVFTLNLSDEEIRALGLPERYIELHGFFSKPLPNVRHLHGNSATYDFAALGGPFDMIFIDGDHRYEAVRTDTRRVFEYLVGPNTIVVWHDASRQPGEPRWEVLAGLLDGLPAAATGQLVQVENTLCALYSPTLLPAQVPDPLADPTAWFEVTIQPVTRQPAR
- a CDS encoding energy transducer TonB; translated protein: MTNIQQHLVYPKVPAAEQHMGRVFASFIVTDKGEVQAAKVIKGLSPAYDEAVIAAIRQLPKFVPGMKDGKAVNVSFTVPLLFVGTIDVSTPPSGEQGKIISH
- a CDS encoding M56 family metallopeptidase; protein product: MTQLSLLNWMLLSTALLGAWWACYRLALRPERSFAYNRAFLALGPLLAAGLPLLPLAWPAGWWGTGPAGLAGVAAVLLPTVEVSAPGAAVVATGPNWTFWLLMIYLAGAVLMLARLAYGLAGLWHTARRLPRTAHPGYTLAETHGRLPTSSFGRIVFWDETLALSPAEARQVLRHELAHVRQGHTYDRLLLELLRAALWFNPFVHFCGRALALTHEYLADEAALHDEFSPTPSLSTSYSQLLARQVASRLGFSVPLAHSFSHSQTLSRIAMIQKTNPIRRWKQWLALPLAGVLFVAIACEKAAPPAAPAEKLELVKIDGQNRLVLHKGSETTLLPPPPAPPVVYDMVDQMPELPGEAGQRLS
- a CDS encoding BlaI/MecI/CopY family transcriptional regulator, with the protein product MDPAAFPELTRAEEQVMQVLWRLGPSFVKDVLAELPAPQPAYNTVSTIIRILETKGFVDHEAFGRTHRYFVLVAQDDYRRFSLRKLLGGHFGNSFSRLVSFFAKEENLDAAQLDELLRHAAHPQTPEDHDPAQPA